A region of Subtercola boreus DNA encodes the following proteins:
- a CDS encoding PRD domain-containing protein yields the protein MQSIKKVLNSSVVLVVDERGVERVVLGKGIGYGRKPGELVAPDEAHQVFVSLPEGDHRNLVELFAEVPAEYADLTRSIVQLAEAAGFELDPHVYLTLTDHLHFAVERQQKGLVTVNRLAWEVRTIYPREYAIGERAVVLLLERFGVQLPPEEAANVAFHLVNAEVGNSGVDSVRVVQLVSQVATIVTHSTGVQLHFDDLHGARFVAHLQYFAQRFFAGRLATSDDDFLFTNLSSRYPSAVLAAERVRALVQQEYDQTLPNEEIAFLALHIARVVAD from the coding sequence ATGCAGAGCATCAAGAAAGTCCTCAACTCCAGCGTCGTGCTCGTCGTCGACGAGCGCGGCGTGGAGCGGGTCGTGCTCGGCAAGGGCATCGGCTACGGCCGGAAGCCCGGCGAGCTCGTCGCCCCCGATGAGGCGCACCAGGTGTTCGTCTCGCTGCCGGAGGGCGACCACCGCAACCTGGTCGAGCTGTTCGCCGAGGTCCCTGCTGAGTACGCCGACCTGACCCGGTCGATCGTGCAGTTGGCGGAGGCGGCAGGATTCGAACTCGACCCGCACGTCTACCTCACGCTCACCGATCACCTGCACTTCGCCGTCGAACGCCAGCAGAAGGGGCTCGTGACGGTGAACCGGCTGGCCTGGGAGGTGCGCACGATCTACCCGCGGGAGTACGCGATCGGCGAGCGGGCGGTCGTACTGCTGCTCGAGCGTTTCGGAGTGCAGTTGCCGCCGGAGGAGGCGGCGAACGTCGCGTTCCACCTGGTGAATGCCGAGGTCGGCAACTCCGGGGTCGATTCCGTGCGGGTCGTGCAGCTCGTCAGCCAGGTCGCCACGATCGTCACGCACTCCACCGGGGTGCAACTGCACTTCGACGACCTGCACGGGGCCCGGTTCGTCGCCCACCTGCAGTACTTCGCGCAGCGCTTCTTCGCGGGCCGGCTCGCCACCAGCGACGACGACTTCCTCTTCACCAACCTCAGCTCGCGCTACCCCTCAGCCGTGCTCGCCGCCGAGCGGGTGCGGGCGCTCGTGCAGCAGGAGTACGACCAGACCCTGCCGAACGAGGAGATCGCGTTCCTCGCGCTGCACATCGCGCGGGTCGTCGCCGACTGA
- a CDS encoding sensor histidine kinase encodes MLTALKALRPALLPAVAAVFLLLWIMAEVGRMHSASFYAALAAYAVAIGSARAFPRVALAILLVVPVAQAVGLLERPQATTWPIAGASILVAFAIATHARPRIRRAGLLVVVLQAVLLGFLLVYTGDWLDWAGGGQSVSPDTYLRYASTLAVLGVVFCAAAWTAGFALTVSARRRDDRALLDETEAELTAAGFELRSLEERARIAQEVHDVLAHSLAVVVAVADGSRFLRETKPETTDRALREIADTARAALGDLRGLIEGLRDETPDHPQPGLADLPALTSRLAAAGMPVDVQQFGAPQALTPSRDLAAYRIVQESLTNALRHSGAHPVAVVTFTWEGPGLALVVTSTGDGLRAGAGDGAGAGAGGGAGEGAGGGAGEGAGDGAADARPRFGLRGMEDRARLAGGWLTAGLDGGASDSDPAYIVTAYIPTAVPSAGAGEAAA; translated from the coding sequence ATGCTCACCGCGCTGAAAGCCCTCCGTCCCGCACTGCTGCCCGCCGTCGCGGCGGTCTTCCTGCTGCTCTGGATCATGGCCGAGGTGGGCCGGATGCACTCCGCCTCGTTCTACGCTGCCCTCGCGGCCTACGCCGTCGCGATCGGCTCCGCCCGCGCCTTCCCCCGGGTCGCGCTCGCGATCCTGCTCGTCGTGCCGGTCGCCCAGGCCGTCGGGTTGCTCGAACGGCCGCAGGCCACGACCTGGCCGATCGCTGGGGCGAGCATCCTCGTCGCCTTCGCCATCGCGACCCACGCCCGGCCGCGGATCCGGCGGGCCGGGCTGCTCGTCGTGGTGCTGCAGGCGGTGCTCCTCGGGTTCCTGCTCGTGTACACGGGGGACTGGCTGGACTGGGCCGGTGGGGGCCAGTCGGTTTCGCCGGACACGTACCTCCGGTACGCATCCACTCTCGCCGTATTGGGCGTGGTGTTCTGCGCGGCCGCCTGGACAGCAGGTTTCGCGCTGACCGTCAGCGCACGCCGGCGCGACGACAGGGCGCTGCTCGACGAGACCGAGGCCGAGCTCACCGCCGCCGGCTTCGAGCTGCGGAGCCTGGAGGAACGGGCGCGCATCGCGCAGGAGGTGCACGACGTGCTCGCCCACTCGCTCGCCGTCGTGGTGGCCGTGGCCGACGGATCCCGGTTCCTCCGCGAGACGAAGCCCGAGACGACCGACCGGGCCCTCCGCGAGATCGCCGACACGGCCCGCGCGGCGCTCGGCGACCTCCGCGGGCTGATCGAGGGGCTCCGCGATGAGACCCCCGACCATCCGCAGCCCGGGCTCGCCGACCTTCCGGCGCTGACGAGCCGTCTCGCCGCCGCGGGGATGCCCGTCGACGTGCAGCAGTTCGGCGCCCCGCAGGCGCTCACTCCCAGCAGGGATCTCGCCGCCTACCGCATCGTGCAGGAGAGCCTCACGAACGCGCTGAGGCACAGCGGCGCGCATCCGGTCGCCGTCGTCACCTTCACGTGGGAGGGGCCGGGGCTCGCTTTGGTGGTGACGAGCACGGGCGACGGGCTGCGCGCCGGGGCGGGCGACGGTGCTGGCGCCGGCGCTGGCGGCGGTGCGGGTGAGGGTGCGGGCGGCGGTGCTGGTGAGGGGGCGGGCGACGGCGCGGCGGATGCGCGGCCGCGCTTCGGGCTGCGCGGCATGGAGGACCGCGCGCGGCTCGCCGGCGGGTGGCTCACCGCCGGACTCGACGGGGGTGCCTCGGATTCCGACCCGGCGTACATCGTGACCGCGTACATTCCTACTGCGGTGCCGTCGGCTGGTGCGGGGGAGGCCGCCGCGTGA
- a CDS encoding family 1 glycosylhydrolase has protein sequence MALPDGFMWGGAIAANQAEGAWKEGGRGPAVTDVNRYRPEADPKLYAIHHQNTVASITEAMNDDDEVYYPKRRGIDFYHRYPEDLALFAEMGFTVLRVSIAWTRLYPTGEELEPNEEGVAFYLAFFEEMRRLGIEPLVTLSHYDPPLALALKNNCWLDRSTIGLFERFVKTCYERFGHLITYWLSFNEIDGIIRHPFTSGGLIEETVEGNFEEACYTALHHQFVASASATRMLREMWPDSKLGCMLTMLTTYPNTCHPDDVVATQEKERLLYLCTDVQAGGAYPRLALNLLERRGVTIPFAEGDAELLAEYPVDFISFSYYMSMTESVRPDAERTPGNTILGVKNPFLESSEWGWQIDPIGLRVSLIDLYDRYGKPLFIVENGLGMRDEVTDDGRIVDPYRIDYFRAHFEEMITAVDEGVELLGYTSWSPIDFISASTSQITKRYGFIHVDMDDLGRGTMDRRRKDSFFWYQKVIASNGADLS, from the coding sequence GTGGCGTTGCCTGACGGATTCATGTGGGGCGGCGCGATCGCCGCGAACCAGGCGGAAGGCGCCTGGAAGGAAGGCGGTCGTGGCCCCGCCGTGACCGATGTGAACCGGTACCGGCCCGAGGCCGACCCGAAGCTGTACGCGATCCACCACCAGAACACGGTGGCGAGCATCACGGAGGCCATGAACGATGACGACGAGGTGTACTACCCGAAGCGTCGCGGCATCGACTTCTACCACCGCTACCCCGAGGACCTCGCGCTGTTCGCGGAGATGGGCTTCACGGTTCTTCGCGTCTCCATCGCCTGGACACGGCTCTACCCGACGGGTGAGGAGCTCGAACCGAACGAGGAGGGCGTCGCCTTCTACCTCGCGTTCTTCGAGGAGATGCGCCGCCTCGGCATCGAGCCGCTGGTGACCCTCTCGCACTACGATCCGCCCCTCGCGCTTGCGCTGAAGAACAACTGCTGGCTCGACCGTTCGACGATCGGCCTCTTCGAGCGCTTCGTGAAGACCTGCTACGAGCGCTTCGGGCACCTGATCACGTACTGGCTGAGCTTCAATGAGATCGACGGCATCATCCGCCACCCGTTCACCTCGGGCGGGCTGATCGAGGAGACCGTCGAAGGCAACTTCGAGGAGGCCTGCTACACGGCGCTGCACCACCAGTTCGTCGCCTCGGCCTCGGCGACCCGGATGCTCCGCGAGATGTGGCCCGATTCGAAACTCGGCTGCATGCTCACCATGCTGACCACCTACCCGAACACCTGTCACCCCGACGACGTCGTGGCGACGCAGGAGAAGGAGCGCCTGCTCTACCTCTGCACCGATGTGCAGGCGGGCGGCGCCTACCCGCGCCTCGCGCTGAACCTGCTCGAACGCCGCGGTGTCACCATCCCGTTCGCCGAGGGCGACGCCGAGCTGCTGGCCGAATACCCCGTCGACTTCATCAGTTTCAGCTACTACATGTCGATGACCGAGTCGGTCAGGCCGGATGCCGAGCGCACGCCGGGCAACACGATCCTCGGCGTCAAGAACCCGTTCCTCGAGTCGAGTGAGTGGGGCTGGCAGATCGACCCCATCGGCCTCCGCGTCTCGCTGATCGACCTGTACGACCGCTACGGCAAGCCGTTGTTCATCGTCGAGAACGGGCTCGGCATGCGGGACGAGGTGACCGACGACGGGCGCATCGTCGATCCGTACCGCATCGACTACTTCCGTGCGCACTTCGAGGAGATGATCACGGCGGTGGATGAAGGTGTCGAGCTCCTGGGCTACACCAGCTGGTCGCCGATCGACTTCATCAGTGCATCCACCTCCCAGATCACGAAGCGCTACGGTTTCATCCACGTCGACATGGACGATCTCGGGCGTGGGACAATGGATCGTCGGCGAAAGGACTCGTTCTTCTGGTACCAGAAGGTCATTGCGTCGAACGGAGCCGACCTGTCGTGA
- a CDS encoding DUF2277 domain-containing protein, with protein sequence MCRNIHTLHNFEPAATGDEVHAAALQYVRKISGTTKPSKANAEAFDRAVAEIAHITGHLLEDLVSAVPPKDREVEAAKAKERSARRFAAA encoded by the coding sequence ATGTGCCGAAACATCCACACCCTGCACAACTTCGAGCCGGCGGCCACCGGCGACGAAGTGCACGCCGCCGCGCTGCAGTACGTGCGGAAGATCAGCGGCACCACCAAGCCCTCGAAGGCCAACGCCGAGGCGTTCGACCGCGCCGTCGCGGAGATCGCCCACATCACCGGCCACCTGCTCGAAGACCTCGTGAGCGCCGTGCCGCCGAAAGACCGCGAAGTCGAGGCCGCCAAGGCGAAGGAGCGTTCCGCCCGCCGCTTCGCGGCCGCCTGA
- a CDS encoding ferredoxin reductase family protein has protein sequence MSRPVLRRRTRGAFAIWVALYTLIVVLPLPLALIRLDPGRGFWINFSVALGFVGLSMFGLQFAMAARSAAVVHPVGMDIVLGFHRQMAYLATVFVFAHPIILFVVDTQFLGLLDVFTSPLRAKFAVASCVLLLVIIGLSVFRQRLHISYEAWQATHAVLAVAVVVTALLHVLLVGYYVREWWEQTLWIVLSAAFVGLGVWVRLVKPLLRRRKPWVVESIDHDVDEVTTITIRRVDVGAADDAPGRGTAGAFHFDPGQFAWLQARRSPFAITYHPFSISSSAERPGRISFSIKAKERFSHDVAGLEPGDRMFVDGPFGAFVLPESGPIVCIGAGVGVTPLLSMLETLADRGDSRRCELWLGNRSEGSIPCLAQITALEPRLNLEVVHVLSRPGEGWEGARGHIDADFIRSRLPEVAAGSTFCICGPDSLMDAVEHVLAEQGVRPDAIRSERFGMV, from the coding sequence ATGAGCCGACCCGTTCTGCGTCGACGCACCCGCGGGGCCTTTGCGATCTGGGTGGCCCTGTACACGCTCATCGTTGTGCTTCCGCTGCCGCTGGCGCTCATCCGGCTCGACCCGGGGCGCGGCTTCTGGATCAACTTCTCCGTGGCCCTCGGCTTCGTGGGCCTGTCGATGTTCGGGCTGCAGTTCGCCATGGCGGCGCGGTCGGCCGCCGTGGTGCATCCGGTCGGAATGGACATCGTGCTGGGCTTCCACCGGCAGATGGCGTACCTGGCGACGGTGTTCGTGTTCGCGCATCCGATCATCCTGTTCGTCGTCGACACACAGTTCCTCGGCCTGCTCGACGTGTTCACCTCGCCGCTCCGGGCCAAGTTCGCCGTCGCCTCGTGTGTGCTGCTTCTCGTCATCATCGGGCTGTCGGTGTTCCGCCAGCGGCTCCACATCAGCTACGAGGCCTGGCAGGCGACGCACGCGGTGCTCGCGGTGGCGGTCGTCGTCACCGCCCTGCTGCATGTGCTGCTCGTCGGGTACTACGTGCGCGAGTGGTGGGAGCAGACGCTCTGGATCGTTCTGAGCGCCGCCTTCGTGGGGCTCGGCGTCTGGGTGCGGCTGGTCAAGCCGCTGCTCCGGCGGCGGAAGCCGTGGGTGGTCGAGAGCATCGACCACGACGTCGACGAGGTGACGACGATCACCATCCGGCGAGTGGATGTGGGTGCCGCCGACGACGCGCCCGGCCGCGGCACCGCCGGTGCGTTCCACTTCGATCCCGGCCAGTTCGCGTGGCTGCAGGCCCGACGCTCCCCGTTCGCGATCACGTACCACCCGTTCTCGATCTCGTCGAGCGCCGAGCGGCCCGGCCGCATCTCCTTCTCGATCAAGGCGAAGGAACGGTTCAGCCACGACGTCGCCGGCCTCGAACCGGGCGACCGGATGTTCGTGGACGGACCGTTCGGCGCGTTCGTGCTGCCCGAGTCCGGCCCGATCGTCTGCATCGGAGCCGGCGTCGGTGTGACACCTCTGCTCAGCATGCTCGAGACCCTCGCCGACCGCGGCGACTCTCGCCGGTGCGAGCTCTGGCTCGGCAACCGGAGCGAGGGCAGCATCCCGTGCCTCGCCCAGATCACCGCGCTCGAACCGCGCCTGAACCTCGAGGTGGTGCACGTGCTCTCGCGGCCCGGCGAGGGCTGGGAGGGGGCAAGGGGGCACATCGACGCCGACTTCATCCGTTCGCGCCTGCCGGAGGTCGCTGCCGGTTCGACGTTCTGCATCTGCGGTCCCGATTCGCTGATGGATGCTGTCGAGCACGTTCTCGCTGAGCAGGGTGTGCGCCCCGACGCCATCCGCTCCGAACGTTTCGGGATGGTCTGA
- a CDS encoding response regulator: protein MNPIRVLVVDDQRLFVYGIRMLIESQPDLDLDLVGSAADGAEAVRLVDDLRPDVVLMDIRMPVMDGIEATHRIARSAGGVGGVGGVGGGAVPRVVVLTTFQREEAVFQAMKHDASAFLTKDASPETVLETIRSVHAGGAVVRPAETLGPVREFGVAGPVAHPAHPVHPALAALTPREQEIFLLTAKGLSNSDIAASAFISETTTKTHIRSILSKLGLQSRVQVVVFAYENGLLKL from the coding sequence GTGAACCCGATCCGCGTGCTCGTCGTCGACGACCAGCGACTGTTCGTCTACGGCATCCGGATGCTCATCGAATCCCAGCCCGACCTCGACCTCGACCTCGTCGGCTCGGCGGCAGACGGCGCGGAAGCCGTGCGGTTGGTCGACGATCTTCGTCCCGATGTGGTGCTGATGGACATCCGGATGCCCGTGATGGACGGAATCGAAGCGACTCACCGCATCGCCCGGAGCGCCGGCGGTGTCGGCGGTGTCGGCGGTGTCGGCGGGGGCGCGGTGCCGCGCGTCGTCGTGCTGACGACGTTCCAGCGCGAGGAGGCCGTGTTCCAGGCGATGAAGCACGATGCCAGCGCGTTCCTCACGAAGGACGCGTCGCCGGAGACCGTTCTGGAGACGATCCGCTCCGTGCACGCCGGGGGCGCCGTCGTGCGGCCCGCAGAAACTCTTGGGCCCGTGCGGGAGTTCGGGGTGGCGGGACCCGTCGCGCACCCGGCGCACCCGGTGCATCCGGCGCTGGCCGCTCTCACTCCGCGCGAGCAGGAGATCTTCCTCCTCACCGCCAAAGGCCTCAGCAACAGTGACATCGCGGCGTCGGCGTTCATCAGCGAGACGACGACCAAGACGCACATCCGGAGCATCCTGTCGAAACTCGGCCTGCAGAGCCGTGTGCAGGTCGTCGTCTTCGCCTACGAGAACGGCTTGCTGAAGCTCTGA
- a CDS encoding peptidoglycan DD-metalloendopeptidase family protein, with amino-acid sequence MTDHPATSHAGAPADPANRPRRRLRALAQAATVAFALVLGDGLAPEAARAVDYPSWEDVLAARSNEASKQGEITRIQGLISGLEAETVAAQALSEQRGAEYETAQIAFDEGVRVSEELDGRAGEATAEAAASSKRAGALAAQLARSGGSSLSIALLGSSGGSDTDALLYQLGALSKLTEQTSQIYDLAAQSRNSADSVASQAAVAKTALDGLRLAAEQALAEAAAAQAAVESMLAEEQSRRVELAAQLDVLVSNRTATEADYQAGVVERARIAEEQARAEREARAAAERERAARGGGSGGGSGGGSGGSPAPIVVGPGGQGWSSPLPNARVSSEFGNRFHPIDAVWRLHAGIDLVSPGGTCGVNVYAASAGTVTFAGSNGGLGNAVTINHGGGRTTVYGHNTSLVVRSGWSVAEGQLIAKAGTTGASTGCHVHFETRLNGTAQNPRQVLGQYGAGF; translated from the coding sequence GTGACCGATCATCCCGCCACCTCGCACGCAGGCGCCCCGGCTGACCCCGCGAACCGACCTCGCCGCCGGCTCCGGGCGCTCGCGCAGGCCGCGACTGTCGCCTTTGCCCTCGTGCTCGGCGACGGGCTCGCCCCCGAGGCCGCCCGCGCTGTGGACTACCCGAGCTGGGAGGACGTTCTCGCGGCCCGCTCGAACGAGGCGTCGAAGCAGGGTGAGATCACGCGCATCCAGGGCCTGATCTCGGGGCTCGAGGCCGAGACCGTTGCGGCGCAGGCCCTCTCCGAGCAGCGCGGAGCCGAGTACGAGACGGCGCAGATCGCGTTCGACGAGGGTGTGCGGGTGAGCGAGGAGCTCGACGGCCGGGCGGGGGAGGCGACGGCGGAGGCCGCGGCATCCAGCAAGCGTGCGGGGGCTCTTGCCGCGCAACTGGCACGCTCCGGCGGTTCCAGCCTGTCGATCGCCCTGCTCGGCAGCTCTGGTGGCAGCGATACGGATGCTCTGCTCTACCAGCTCGGAGCCCTCAGCAAGCTCACCGAACAGACGTCCCAGATCTACGACCTCGCCGCCCAGAGCCGCAACAGCGCGGATTCGGTGGCGAGCCAGGCGGCGGTGGCGAAGACGGCGCTCGACGGTCTGCGGCTGGCGGCGGAGCAGGCGCTCGCCGAAGCGGCTGCGGCCCAGGCGGCCGTCGAGTCGATGCTCGCCGAGGAGCAGAGCCGCCGGGTGGAGCTGGCCGCGCAGCTCGACGTTCTGGTGTCGAACCGCACCGCGACGGAGGCCGACTACCAGGCGGGTGTCGTCGAGCGCGCGCGCATCGCGGAGGAGCAGGCGCGGGCCGAACGGGAGGCCCGGGCGGCGGCGGAGCGTGAGCGGGCGGCTCGGGGCGGCGGCAGCGGAGGTGGCAGTGGCGGCGGCTCGGGCGGGTCCCCGGCCCCCATCGTCGTCGGCCCCGGCGGGCAGGGTTGGAGCAGCCCGCTCCCGAACGCGCGGGTGTCGAGCGAGTTCGGTAACCGGTTCCATCCGATCGACGCGGTCTGGCGACTGCACGCCGGCATCGACCTCGTGAGCCCCGGCGGAACCTGCGGCGTGAACGTCTACGCGGCATCCGCTGGCACCGTGACCTTCGCCGGCTCGAACGGCGGCCTCGGCAACGCGGTCACCATCAACCACGGCGGCGGACGCACCACCGTCTACGGCCACAACACGTCCCTCGTCGTGCGTTCCGGCTGGAGCGTCGCGGAAGGCCAGCTCATTGCGAAGGCGGGCACGACGGGGGCGTCGACCGGATGCCACGTGCACTTCGAGACGCGCCTGAACGGCACGGCGCAGAACCCGCGCCAGGTGTTGGGGCAGTACGGCGCGGGCTTCTAG
- a CDS encoding beta-glucoside-specific PTS transporter subunit IIABC yields MASSQEEAKAIIAGVGGTANIAGLTHCSTRLRFTLVDDSQADLEALKNLPGVMSAVQSGAQTQVVIGNGVVGAFNAVERERGGKTGGNAANRVKQPLTWRRVGGTLMDFVVSIFSPIVPAIAGAGIFKSLLVGAAALGWLPADSQNYKLLAVIPDAVFAFLPLLIAYTTAKKLNVNRPLALGVVAFLLFANFSTLINGEGGAALFGIKVQAVAYASQVFPSILAVLLLWPLERFFTKISPGPIRVFFVPFMCYLIVGPLLMLVLGPVGFWLGSLLTGAMIGLYSLLGWVAVAVLAALLPFIIAVGMHKAFIPPTIATMAATGRDSFYLVASLGHNAAEAGACFAVAVRTRSSRLRATAISAGVSAIFGITEPALYGVTLQNRKVLLSVMAGAFAGGAYLGLTVVAGFAVVGPGLASFTMFVDGANPMNLLNAAIGALISVAVAFVISAVIWKDSTSPTIRKELEDAAEGVADEDFPAELAEHSTGTAARHTTAGAPDAAPASLGSYGLIAPLTGTVIPLAEVNDPVFAGGILGDGVAIRPTSGGVRAPIAGTVTSMLNSKHAIGITSDGGVEVLVHVGIDTMKLNGEHFITHVTQGDRVEAGQLVIEADLAAIEAAGYDTTTPVVVTNSDRFAVVVSTRGNAAGSISTGEPLVSITEKELASGVA; encoded by the coding sequence ATGGCCAGCAGCCAGGAAGAGGCGAAGGCGATCATCGCCGGCGTCGGAGGCACCGCGAACATCGCGGGCCTCACGCACTGCAGCACACGACTGCGGTTCACGCTCGTCGACGACAGCCAGGCCGATCTCGAAGCGTTGAAGAACCTTCCCGGCGTGATGAGTGCCGTGCAGAGCGGCGCGCAGACGCAGGTCGTCATCGGCAACGGTGTCGTCGGCGCCTTCAACGCGGTCGAGCGGGAGCGCGGCGGCAAGACCGGCGGCAACGCCGCGAACCGCGTGAAGCAGCCCCTCACCTGGCGCCGCGTCGGCGGCACGCTGATGGATTTCGTGGTGAGCATCTTCTCGCCGATCGTTCCGGCCATCGCCGGCGCGGGCATCTTCAAGTCGCTGCTCGTCGGTGCCGCGGCGCTCGGCTGGTTGCCCGCCGACTCGCAGAACTACAAACTGCTGGCGGTCATCCCGGATGCGGTCTTCGCGTTCCTGCCACTTCTCATCGCGTACACGACGGCCAAGAAGCTGAACGTGAACCGGCCGCTCGCGCTCGGTGTCGTCGCGTTCCTGCTCTTCGCGAACTTCTCCACCCTGATCAACGGGGAGGGTGGCGCAGCCCTCTTCGGCATCAAGGTGCAGGCCGTCGCCTACGCCTCGCAGGTCTTCCCGTCGATCCTCGCCGTGCTGCTGCTGTGGCCGCTCGAACGGTTCTTCACGAAGATCTCTCCCGGCCCGATCCGCGTGTTCTTCGTGCCTTTCATGTGCTACCTGATCGTCGGCCCGCTGCTCATGCTGGTTCTCGGCCCGGTCGGCTTCTGGCTCGGCTCGCTGCTGACCGGCGCGATGATCGGGCTCTACAGCCTGCTCGGCTGGGTCGCCGTCGCTGTTCTCGCCGCCCTCCTGCCGTTCATCATCGCGGTGGGCATGCACAAGGCGTTCATTCCCCCCACGATCGCCACGATGGCGGCCACCGGCCGGGACTCGTTCTACCTCGTCGCCTCGCTCGGCCACAACGCGGCGGAGGCCGGCGCGTGCTTCGCCGTCGCCGTGCGCACCCGCAGCAGTCGCCTCCGCGCCACCGCCATCTCGGCCGGAGTCTCGGCGATCTTCGGCATCACCGAACCCGCGCTCTACGGTGTGACACTCCAGAACCGCAAGGTGCTCCTCTCGGTGATGGCCGGCGCGTTCGCCGGTGGCGCCTACCTCGGCCTCACCGTCGTAGCCGGTTTCGCGGTCGTCGGCCCGGGGCTCGCGAGCTTCACGATGTTCGTGGATGGTGCCAACCCGATGAACCTCCTGAACGCCGCCATCGGCGCCCTCATCTCGGTCGCTGTCGCCTTCGTCATCTCGGCCGTGATCTGGAAGGATTCCACCTCCCCGACCATCCGAAAAGAACTCGAAGACGCTGCCGAGGGTGTCGCCGACGAGGACTTCCCGGCCGAGCTCGCCGAGCACTCGACCGGTACCGCCGCCCGGCACACCACCGCAGGGGCTCCGGATGCCGCACCGGCGTCGCTCGGCAGCTACGGCCTCATTGCGCCGCTGACCGGCACGGTCATCCCGCTCGCCGAGGTGAACGACCCCGTGTTCGCGGGCGGCATCCTCGGTGACGGCGTCGCGATCCGGCCGACCTCGGGCGGCGTGCGCGCCCCCATCGCCGGAACGGTGACCTCGATGCTCAACTCGAAGCACGCCATCGGCATCACCTCCGACGGAGGCGTCGAGGTGCTCGTGCACGTCGGCATCGACACGATGAAGCTGAACGGTGAGCACTTCATCACCCACGTTACCCAGGGCGACCGCGTCGAGGCCGGCCAGCTGGTCATCGAGGCCGACCTCGCCGCCATCGAGGCGGCCGGTTACGACACCACCACCCCGGTCGTCGTCACGAACTCCGACCGGTTCGCCGTCGTCGTGAGCACGCGGGGGAACGCGGCCGGGAGCATCAGCACGGGCGAACCTCTCGTCTCGATCACGGAAAAGGAGCTCGCCAGTGGCGTTGCCTGA
- a CDS encoding DUF998 domain-containing protein, translating to MTTLAAIVALVGVAVALAALIVLHLGRPGLSPVRSAVGEYGISARRGRYRVATIALGVAAISLGVAVTFFLAAPNLLAFLFLLLSGVARLVISWAPMDAPGAPRTGTGRAHTVLAALFFASATVAAFLFTGSFVGDPVFGSIAGLSTGLAWAMAALGVFVVAAGLIPSLRRVFGLAERLLSAAILLWMTVVALAVLVR from the coding sequence ATGACGACACTCGCAGCGATCGTGGCCCTCGTCGGCGTGGCCGTCGCGCTGGCCGCGCTGATCGTCCTGCACCTCGGGCGCCCCGGGCTCAGCCCCGTGCGCTCGGCCGTCGGCGAGTACGGCATCTCCGCCCGTCGCGGCAGGTACCGGGTCGCCACCATCGCGCTCGGGGTCGCGGCGATCTCCCTGGGGGTCGCGGTCACCTTCTTCCTCGCCGCGCCGAACCTGCTGGCGTTCCTCTTCCTTCTGCTGTCCGGTGTCGCGCGGCTCGTCATCAGCTGGGCCCCGATGGATGCGCCCGGCGCCCCTCGCACCGGCACCGGCCGCGCGCACACCGTGCTGGCGGCCCTCTTCTTCGCCTCGGCCACCGTCGCCGCGTTCCTCTTCACGGGCTCGTTCGTCGGCGATCCCGTCTTCGGATCGATCGCGGGGCTCTCGACGGGGCTCGCCTGGGCGATGGCGGCCCTCGGTGTCTTCGTGGTCGCAGCCGGCCTCATTCCGTCGCTCCGGCGGGTCTTCGGGCTGGCCGAGCGGCTGCTGTCCGCGGCGATCCTGCTCTGGATGACCGTGGTCGCCCTTGCCGTGCTGGTGCGCTGA
- a CDS encoding histidine phosphatase family protein — protein MTDSTLRIHLVRHGETLFNVRHQLQGWCDSPLTPRGLRQVAALGEFFRGIPLVAAFSSDLTRTRATTAGALAGHPHLTAEWMPALREWNFGGWEGQPNPSLWTPLFEASGYVYGNRGHWDELTVEGPDAVIDQVAASDPSGMAEDAAAVNARMREAVAAIEAVAGAVTSSGTDGDILVVAHGAVLQSLVPLLVPGGRIAPGYPNCGVTTVTVSGGVAVLSEVDASCALLDEPGPELVLPGALAG, from the coding sequence ATGACCGACAGCACCCTCCGCATCCACCTCGTGCGCCACGGGGAGACGCTCTTCAACGTGCGGCACCAACTCCAGGGCTGGTGCGACTCCCCGCTGACCCCCCGCGGGCTGCGGCAGGTCGCGGCGCTCGGTGAGTTCTTTCGGGGCATCCCGCTCGTCGCCGCCTTCTCGAGCGACCTCACCCGCACCCGGGCAACGACCGCGGGGGCGCTCGCCGGGCATCCTCACCTCACGGCCGAATGGATGCCCGCCCTCCGTGAATGGAACTTCGGCGGCTGGGAGGGCCAACCGAACCCCTCTCTCTGGACGCCCCTCTTCGAGGCCAGTGGCTACGTCTATGGAAACCGCGGGCACTGGGACGAACTCACCGTCGAGGGTCCCGACGCCGTGATCGACCAGGTCGCCGCGAGCGACCCGTCGGGGATGGCGGAGGACGCGGCGGCGGTCAACGCCCGGATGCGCGAAGCGGTCGCGGCGATCGAGGCGGTCGCGGGTGCCGTCACGAGCAGCGGGACGGATGGCGACATCCTGGTCGTCGCGCACGGGGCGGTGCTGCAGTCCCTCGTGCCGCTGCTCGTACCGGGCGGCCGCATCGCGCCGGGCTACCCGAACTGCGGCGTCACCACGGTCACCGTGTCGGGCGGGGTCGCGGTGCTCAGTGAGGTCGACGCGAGCTGTGCGCTGCTGGATGAGCCGGGGCCGGAGCTGGTGCTGCCGGGGGCGCTCGCGGGCTGA